A genomic window from Alphaproteobacteria bacterium includes:
- the yacG gene encoding DNA gyrase inhibitor YacG has product MCKKPTDIKYRPLCSDRCKKVDLHRWIQGVYKVETDEEVDSVKSEDHEN; this is encoded by the coding sequence TTGTGCAAAAAACCAACCGATATAAAATATCGCCCTCTTTGTTCCGATAGATGCAAAAAAGTAGATCTCCATCGTTGGATCCAAGGTGTTTATAAAGTCGAGACAGACGAAGAAGTGGATTCTGTGAAAAGTGAAGATCACGAAAATTAA
- a CDS encoding proline--tRNA ligase has product MRLSRYFIPTLKENPQEAQILSHRYMLRAGMIHQEAQGIYSWLPLGLRVLKKIENIIREEQNKAGALEVLMPTLQPADLWRESGRFDAYGKEMLRIKDRHERDLLYSPTNEEMITAIFRKFVRSYRDLPKMFYQINWKFRDEIRPRFGVMRGREFLMKDNYSFDLNYEDAVNAYDLMYKTYLKTFKRLGVKVIPTQADSGPIGGDLSHEFCILAETGETTLYYDPIYDTLGSDFDHKDISELKKYYAATDEKHKPGDAPIPEEQLSVARGTEVGHIFYFGTKYSEVMNAKIVNPKGEEVLAHMGSYGIGVSRLVGAIIDASHDDKGIIWPESVAPYRIGLINLRSGDANCDKVSNDIYTQLTNNNEEVLYDDRDQRLGVKLADMELIGLPWQLIIGPKGIAQNTVELKCRKTNESQELSLESALNHMTKNNARAA; this is encoded by the coding sequence ATGCGTTTATCCCGTTATTTTATACCGACTTTAAAAGAAAATCCTCAAGAAGCCCAAATTTTGTCGCATCGTTACATGTTGCGCGCGGGGATGATTCATCAGGAAGCGCAAGGGATATATTCATGGCTCCCGCTCGGCCTTCGCGTCCTTAAAAAAATCGAAAACATTATTCGTGAAGAGCAAAACAAAGCAGGCGCTTTAGAAGTGCTTATGCCAACCTTACAACCCGCTGATTTATGGCGTGAAAGTGGTCGTTTTGATGCCTACGGCAAGGAAATGCTACGTATTAAAGATCGTCATGAACGCGATCTACTTTATAGCCCCACCAACGAAGAAATGATCACGGCGATTTTCCGTAAATTCGTACGAAGCTATCGTGATTTGCCTAAAATGTTTTATCAAATCAACTGGAAATTTCGCGATGAAATTCGTCCACGATTTGGTGTGATGCGTGGTCGTGAATTTTTAATGAAGGATAATTATTCTTTTGACTTAAATTACGAAGATGCTGTCAATGCCTATGATCTTATGTATAAAACCTATTTAAAAACATTTAAACGTTTAGGCGTTAAAGTCATTCCAACACAAGCTGATTCAGGACCTATTGGTGGTGACCTAAGCCATGAATTTTGTATCCTCGCCGAAACGGGCGAAACAACCCTTTATTATGATCCGATTTATGACACGTTAGGATCTGATTTCGATCATAAAGATATATCAGAACTAAAAAAATATTATGCAGCCACAGACGAAAAACACAAACCAGGCGATGCCCCCATCCCTGAAGAACAATTAAGTGTGGCGCGTGGCACAGAAGTCGGTCACATATTTTACTTTGGAACGAAATATTCGGAAGTCATGAACGCAAAAATCGTCAATCCTAAGGGTGAAGAAGTTTTGGCCCATATGGGATCTTATGGTATCGGCGTGTCCCGTTTGGTTGGCGCCATCATTGATGCAAGCCATGATGATAAAGGGATCATTTGGCCAGAATCTGTAGCGCCTTATCGCATTGGGTTAATTAACTTACGATCAGGTGATGCAAATTGCGACAAAGTATCAAATGATATTTATACGCAGCTGACCAACAATAATGAAGAAGTTTTATATGATGATCGTGATCAACGTTTAGGCGTTAAACTCGCGGATATGGAATTGATTGGCCTCCCCTGGCAGCTTATTATTGGCCCTAAGGGTATTGCACAAAATACGGTTGAACTTAAATGCCGTAAAACCAATGAGTCTCAAGAACTTAGCCTTGAATCAGCGCTCAATCACATGACTAAAAATAATGCGAGAGCTGCATGA
- the yacG gene encoding DNA gyrase inhibitor YacG, producing the protein MPIEQNIPEEKKLTSKCPLCKKPTDIKYRPFCSDRCKKVDLHRWIQGIYKVETDEEVDSVKSEDHEG; encoded by the coding sequence ATGCCCATAGAACAGAATATCCCAGAAGAAAAAAAACTAACAAGTAAATGCCCCTTATGCAAAAAACCAACGGATATAAAATACCGTCCTTTTTGCTCCGATAGATGCAAAAAAGTTGATCTTCATCGTTGGATCCAAGGCATTTATAAAGTTGAAACAGATGAAGAAGTGGATTCTGTGAAAAGCGAAGATCATGAAGGCTAA
- a CDS encoding lipoprotein-releasing ABC transporter permease subunit, whose translation MRSLVGFIAWRYLRSKRDEGFISIIAWLSLIGIMLGVATLIIVTSVMSGFHKELIRNFIGFGGHLTISEPYGLIKDYDDLSLKIKTIKGVTHVSPFIQGQVLASAKGNAAGALVRGVTPEDMETRDAFRNAIVQGSLDAFKQGGILIGHRLADQLDLHEGDRIELVAAIGNVTAFGTIPRSKSYIVGGIFNLGFQQYDLGVIFMPLEESKVYFKKYDGVDSLEIFTNDPENTHFFRHEIVKLAERGLNVLDWKQMIGSLVNALAVERTTMFIILTMIILVASLNIISSMIMLVKTKGKDIGILRTMGATRGFIMRVFFWSGASVGIIGTIFGTILGIVFTKNIDAMRKWVLSFSGVDLFDPHVYGFTKLPAELNFLEILLIVSIALGLTFLATLYPSWKAAKLDPVEALRYE comes from the coding sequence ATGAGGAGTCTCGTTGGCTTTATCGCATGGCGTTATTTACGCTCTAAACGAGATGAAGGCTTTATTTCTATCATCGCATGGCTTTCATTGATTGGCATCATGCTTGGGGTTGCAACACTTATTATTGTAACCTCCGTCATGAGTGGTTTTCATAAAGAATTAATACGCAACTTTATCGGCTTTGGCGGCCATTTAACTATTAGTGAACCTTATGGCCTCATCAAAGATTATGATGATCTGTCTTTAAAAATAAAGACAATCAAAGGTGTCACCCACGTCTCGCCTTTTATACAAGGCCAAGTTTTAGCAAGTGCCAAAGGCAATGCTGCAGGCGCGCTCGTTCGTGGCGTTACCCCCGAGGATATGGAAACACGAGACGCCTTTCGCAATGCAATTGTACAGGGATCATTAGATGCTTTTAAACAAGGTGGCATTTTAATTGGCCATCGATTAGCAGACCAATTAGACCTTCATGAAGGTGACCGGATTGAACTTGTTGCAGCAATCGGCAATGTAACCGCTTTCGGGACTATTCCACGCTCAAAATCTTATATTGTGGGTGGCATTTTCAATCTAGGTTTTCAACAATATGATCTAGGCGTCATTTTTATGCCTTTAGAAGAATCCAAAGTCTATTTTAAAAAATATGACGGTGTTGATAGTCTTGAAATTTTTACAAATGACCCTGAAAACACTCATTTTTTCAGACATGAGATCGTTAAATTAGCTGAACGCGGTCTAAATGTTCTTGATTGGAAACAAATGATTGGCTCGCTCGTCAATGCGCTTGCTGTTGAACGTACAACCATGTTTATTATCCTAACCATGATTATTTTAGTGGCCTCTCTTAATATTATTTCAAGCATGATTATGCTTGTTAAAACAAAAGGTAAGGATATTGGCATCTTGCGCACCATGGGCGCCACACGCGGTTTTATTATGCGTGTCTTTTTTTGGAGTGGTGCAAGTGTGGGCATTATCGGCACTATCTTTGGCACCATATTAGGCATTGTATTTACCAAGAATATTGACGCAATGCGGAAATGGGTTTTATCCTTTAGTGGTGTCGACCTTTTCGATCCGCATGTATATGGTTTTACTAAACTACCCGCTGAACTTAATTTTCTAGAAATTTTACTCATTGTCAGTATTGCATTAGGACTCACATTTTTAGCAACCCTGTATCCATCCTGGAAAGCCGCGAAACTTGATCCTGTTGAGGCTTTACGCTATGAGTGA
- a CDS encoding tetratricopeptide repeat protein, protein MKKIYLIVATITSIFQMNTSFAGKDSVLAQSSSDENCTINSIRCNVPDSYQSKILQGFYDDNLNYVTMYQDGSYSVYFFKTNVDATYYFNGVILCNYRDNRIAVYDPNACVSQYFINGDYADITHSGLPEGIPLFYPTPRCSTSNNILHVNENLINKNKNVKQKSNTRINAKNKENNISNKNVLFYLSMIEGKDEGTDELTQFIEEKIVENPIEQSIQLLEQINLDEDCLVAKDVPSYELKNWAIAAQQSSSDLTSSLLNQKDVLIKSKKFNYDNLDGDAKLFLKNIDVRTLDVLKQKIKKLRNNNGFYGKKNEFFDYIRAANEFRHSKNTENQLLAKYILKALLLSRNIDIFSKKLAYTYLGKIKSHNNQHERAIHKFQDGLNVCGESARLYYFIGNNYASLEKYDEAIENWKKALAHVEKNDLEIKIKAHTRLLYCKEYHQKNTKIIHELYFKIIDLIQSNKMVTEYKGLYKKLIMDFIDYKETNDCAGMFIFKKPRANGHILKNMLNALSGMYAKHKEDYGND, encoded by the coding sequence ATGAAAAAAATCTATTTAATTGTTGCTACGATAACATCAATTTTTCAAATGAATACCTCTTTTGCTGGAAAAGATAGTGTGTTAGCTCAATCTTCATCGGATGAAAATTGCACCATAAATTCAATACGTTGTAATGTACCAGATTCTTACCAAAGTAAAATCCTTCAGGGGTTTTATGATGATAACTTGAATTATGTAACAATGTATCAAGATGGATCATATTCCGTTTATTTTTTTAAAACGAATGTTGATGCCACTTATTACTTTAATGGTGTGATTCTGTGTAATTATCGTGATAATCGAATTGCTGTTTATGATCCAAATGCTTGCGTCAGTCAGTATTTTATTAATGGAGATTATGCTGATATTACGCATTCTGGCTTACCAGAAGGTATTCCTTTGTTTTATCCGACGCCTCGTTGCTCTACTTCAAATAATATTTTGCATGTAAATGAAAATCTTATTAATAAAAATAAAAACGTGAAACAAAAAAGTAATACGCGTATTAATGCTAAAAACAAAGAAAATAATATAAGCAATAAAAATGTATTGTTCTATTTAAGCATGATAGAGGGGAAAGATGAGGGGACGGATGAACTTACGCAATTTATTGAAGAAAAAATAGTAGAAAATCCTATTGAGCAATCTATACAATTGCTTGAACAGATAAATTTGGATGAAGATTGTCTTGTTGCAAAGGATGTTCCTTCTTATGAACTTAAAAATTGGGCAATTGCGGCGCAACAGTCATCTAGTGATTTAACATCTTCTTTATTAAATCAAAAAGATGTTCTTATTAAATCAAAAAAGTTTAATTATGATAATCTTGATGGAGATGCAAAATTATTTTTGAAAAATATTGATGTAAGAACGCTGGATGTACTTAAACAAAAAATAAAAAAACTTAGAAACAATAATGGTTTCTATGGCAAGAAGAATGAATTTTTCGATTATATACGTGCTGCGAATGAATTTAGGCATTCAAAAAACACTGAAAATCAATTATTGGCAAAATATATATTAAAGGCGCTATTATTGAGCAGAAATATAGATATTTTTTCAAAAAAATTAGCTTATACGTATTTGGGAAAGATAAAATCGCATAATAATCAACATGAAAGGGCTATTCATAAATTTCAAGATGGATTGAATGTTTGTGGGGAGAGTGCACGTCTTTATTATTTTATAGGCAATAATTATGCTTCTTTAGAAAAATATGATGAAGCTATTGAAAATTGGAAAAAAGCGCTTGCACATGTTGAAAAAAATGATTTGGAAATAAAAATTAAAGCTCATACAAGATTGTTATATTGTAAAGAATATCACCAAAAAAACACTAAAATAATACATGAATTGTACTTCAAAATAATTGACTTAATTCAAAGTAATAAGATGGTCACTGAATATAAGGGTCTTTATAAAAAATTGATTATGGATTTTATTGATTATAAAGAAACGAATGATTGCGCCGGAATGTTTATTTTTAAAAAACCTAGAGCAAATGGGCATATTTTAAAAAATATGCTAAATGCTCTTAGCGGGATGTATGCAAAACATAAAGAAGATTATGGAAATGATTGA
- a CDS encoding tetratricopeptide repeat protein has translation MKRSYLAIALTMSIFQINDVLSGKGDILLSAENSTCYHQPYQEVQSADIYYHKGQPQSYYDNSQNYVTVYVDGTYSVYFTHTNVLAIYYPNGAIRCDYVDGGFAIYDALSDLSQHFTDRGFLNIVVPGLPGGIPTFYPNPHYNNHSNTPRSYKQKPKVVHLKKSNKSYGNRGNKENMKNYGIGSQDQVGNTNPIVQSDALHDKSVQITNDLTFLETDNVQQVQSDDVKYSESIDEQIVPLVEQISLLKMVNDQPVEIAKPSQQTTWSSLFKGSSNVVSTFPLSDKKSNNSKKRRFSYIDLDKDAKDFLYQHNIKTLCEIKNEILKIKNNNNSFMENKFSYFINAANIFRHSTNIENKLLGKSILKYVLCNKRIDLYSKGRAYTYLGKIRSHDKQYEKAIQIFQKGLSVCGEHARLYYFIGNNYAFLERCDEAIENWNKAFDKVSKEDISLKIKIYHRFVHCKEYHKNNHKIIDKLLNENLLLIEDNYNVESFNEKNSKETKEIQRIYFAEIVNLTELYQNENLHDAALKIRSMFNQYGFMTSIIKEGLNYIKDNISDLVLEDIYFEKPIADHIEMSE, from the coding sequence ATGAAGAGAAGTTATTTAGCCATTGCTTTAACTATGTCTATTTTTCAGATAAATGATGTGCTTTCAGGTAAAGGTGATATTTTATTAAGCGCAGAAAATTCAACATGTTATCATCAACCATATCAAGAAGTTCAGTCTGCAGATATTTATTATCACAAGGGTCAACCTCAAAGTTATTATGATAATAGTCAAAATTATGTAACGGTTTATGTAGATGGAACTTATTCTGTGTACTTTACGCATACTAATGTTCTAGCGATTTATTATCCTAATGGAGCAATCCGATGTGATTATGTTGATGGTGGGTTTGCAATTTATGACGCCTTGTCTGACCTTAGTCAGCATTTTACGGACAGAGGATTTTTAAATATTGTTGTGCCTGGATTACCCGGAGGTATACCTACTTTTTATCCAAATCCACATTATAATAATCATTCTAATACACCTAGGTCTTATAAACAAAAACCTAAAGTTGTGCACCTGAAAAAGAGTAACAAATCTTATGGTAATCGTGGCAACAAAGAAAATATGAAAAACTATGGAATTGGATCTCAAGACCAAGTAGGCAATACAAATCCTATTGTGCAAAGTGACGCATTGCATGATAAAAGTGTGCAAATTACAAATGATTTAACTTTTCTAGAAACTGACAATGTACAACAAGTACAGTCTGATGATGTAAAGTATTCTGAAAGTATTGATGAACAAATAGTGCCATTGGTTGAGCAAATAAGTTTATTAAAAATGGTAAATGATCAGCCGGTTGAAATTGCGAAGCCCTCTCAACAAACAACTTGGTCAAGTTTATTTAAAGGATCATCTAATGTTGTTAGCACATTTCCTCTATCAGATAAAAAAAGTAATAATTCTAAAAAAAGAAGATTTAGTTATATTGATCTTGACAAAGATGCAAAGGATTTTTTATATCAGCATAATATAAAAACATTATGTGAGATTAAAAATGAGATTTTAAAGATTAAAAATAATAATAATTCTTTTATGGAAAATAAATTTTCATATTTTATTAATGCTGCTAATATTTTTAGACATTCAACTAATATTGAAAATAAATTATTAGGAAAAAGTATATTGAAATATGTTCTTTGCAATAAAAGAATAGACCTTTATTCAAAAGGAAGAGCATATACTTATTTAGGAAAAATAAGATCCCATGATAAACAATATGAAAAAGCTATACAAATTTTTCAAAAAGGTTTAAGTGTTTGTGGTGAACATGCGCGTCTTTATTATTTTATCGGTAATAATTATGCATTTTTAGAAAGATGTGATGAAGCAATTGAAAACTGGAATAAAGCTTTTGATAAGGTTTCAAAAGAAGATATTAGTCTTAAGATAAAAATTTATCATAGATTTGTTCATTGTAAAGAATATCATAAAAACAATCATAAAATTATCGATAAACTATTGAATGAAAATCTTTTATTAATAGAAGATAATTACAATGTTGAAAGTTTTAATGAAAAAAATTCTAAAGAAACAAAAGAAATTCAAAGAATTTATTTTGCAGAAATTGTTAATCTTACAGAATTATATCAAAATGAAAATCTTCACGATGCAGCGCTTAAAATCCGTTCAATGTTCAATCAATATGGTTTTATGACATCTATTATTAAGGAGGGACTAAACTATATTAAGGATAATATATCAGATTTAGTTCTTGAAGATATTTATTTTGAAAAGCCAATCGCTGATCATATCGAGATGAGCGAATAA
- a CDS encoding ABC transporter ATP-binding protein, translating to MSDPFLTLEHISRTFHQGDRDIHVLNDVTLHLYPKQITALLGPSGAGKSTILHIAGLLEKPSKGDVKIAGKSTRRASDGDRTKIRRQQLGFVYQAHHLLPEFSALENVMLPLLLNATPKDKAKDKATQLLERVGLKDRLNHRPAQMSGGEQQRVAIARALANKPKLLLADEPTGNLDPHTAESVFQMLIQIVREEELSILIATHNHELLPFMDRILKMEDGKIIEMNATRVD from the coding sequence ATGAGTGATCCCTTTTTAACATTAGAACATATTTCACGCACATTCCATCAAGGTGATCGCGATATCCACGTCCTGAATGATGTGACGCTTCATCTTTACCCCAAACAAATCACGGCCCTGTTAGGACCATCTGGTGCTGGCAAATCAACCATTTTACACATTGCAGGATTGCTTGAAAAACCGAGCAAAGGTGACGTCAAAATTGCGGGCAAATCAACACGTCGTGCCTCTGACGGAGACCGCACCAAAATACGTCGTCAGCAACTTGGTTTTGTGTATCAAGCGCATCATTTATTGCCTGAATTTTCAGCCCTTGAAAACGTCATGCTACCATTGCTTCTAAATGCTACCCCTAAAGATAAAGCAAAAGATAAAGCAACTCAACTTTTGGAACGTGTCGGTCTTAAAGATAGACTTAACCATCGCCCAGCACAAATGTCGGGTGGGGAACAACAACGTGTGGCCATCGCACGCGCGCTTGCCAATAAGCCAAAGCTTTTACTCGCGGACGAACCCACAGGAAATTTGGATCCGCATACTGCAGAATCCGTCTTTCAAATGTTAATTCAAATTGTCCGAGAAGAAGAATTATCGATTCTTATTGCCACCCACAATCATGAATTATTGCCCTTCATGGATCGCATTTTGAAAATGGAAGATGGCAAGATTATTGAAATGAATGCGACACGTGTGGATTGA
- a CDS encoding ribonuclease E/G has product MRYELYIDQFHHFMRVAILENNQLYTFRLFDLQQLDRSGSIYLGKVQRIAPSLNAIFITFSNNEIGFLKSPKRAFHEGEIIAVEIIKDKNTDKKALLKERSDIKIANQKQSTILEAKHPLLRLCEKLKFSNIDTFHIEGDLFFQVKSLLQSNALDLKIQFCALPGLFKNNDLDHIFLEFNDEFVALPKGGNLLIEEGQTLTAIDLNMEGERPEKSFEDAVFHFNLKACSTIIEHIIGRNLGGLILIDFIRMKNQDYKNQIIQKMRTLKQKDMVDCDILGFTKAGLFEIVRYGDRQSLKSVLGDLCP; this is encoded by the coding sequence GTGAGATATGAACTATACATCGATCAATTCCATCATTTTATGCGCGTCGCCATTTTAGAAAATAATCAATTATATACTTTTCGACTTTTTGATTTACAACAACTCGATCGAAGTGGTTCTATTTATTTAGGTAAAGTCCAACGCATTGCCCCAAGCTTAAATGCCATCTTCATTACATTTTCAAATAATGAAATTGGTTTTTTAAAATCCCCCAAACGCGCCTTTCATGAAGGTGAAATCATTGCCGTTGAAATCATTAAAGATAAAAACACTGACAAAAAAGCATTACTCAAAGAACGATCCGATATTAAAATTGCCAATCAAAAACAATCTACTATTCTTGAAGCAAAACACCCTTTATTACGATTATGCGAGAAATTGAAATTTTCAAATATTGATACATTTCATATTGAAGGTGATTTATTCTTTCAAGTAAAATCCTTACTTCAATCGAATGCATTAGATCTTAAAATACAATTTTGCGCCCTCCCCGGTCTCTTTAAAAATAACGATTTAGACCACATCTTTTTAGAATTTAATGATGAATTTGTAGCTCTTCCAAAGGGAGGCAATTTATTAATCGAAGAAGGGCAAACCTTAACAGCAATTGATTTAAATATGGAAGGTGAACGTCCTGAAAAATCATTTGAGGATGCTGTTTTTCATTTCAATTTAAAGGCATGTTCTACTATTATAGAACACATAATAGGACGCAATTTAGGCGGTCTGATTTTGATCGACTTTATACGCATGAAAAACCAAGATTACAAAAACCAAATAATACAAAAAATGCGTACATTAAAACAAAAAGATATGGTTGATTGTGATATTTTAGGATTTACAAAAGCAGGCCTTTTTGAAATTGTACGTTATGGTGACCGACAATCGTTAAAATCAGTTTTAGGTGATTTATGCCCATAG